In one window of Cydia fagiglandana chromosome 1, ilCydFagi1.1, whole genome shotgun sequence DNA:
- the LOC134671542 gene encoding uncharacterized protein LOC134671542 gives MGTQPKYCFLFSASPVLRPDDWFPEYPDYELNYGPYSQNDQYNGAEYQEDPIEANNSPIDEPQNSVENLIKPTEAQQSAIQTNTQAVTNTSDNAVPGTSSSAIAGTSSSAITGPSAIAIPGTSTSTADQADNNKVADTIDLDDDVLQILGDDPSSATIYGKEVRAEIATRFTHVATEGITKEIRKDLLSKYLIPANCVKIGAPKLNPEIKAAISENFAKRDKGIESKQKEMACAISCLSEIITSQLNLKEKNNDLLQKLIDLGRILCDLQYADSVTRRNFILFSLKKDLKDHLANTKIDTCLFGENLTETLKSAKAMIKSGGEIKAPVPKQPVAQYKRVRSSVSRPLNRRGPAPRRPPPGPPPPVPTPRGRAPAPRAPPPQLPPAPPARYYRPSYAHQPPPRHYY, from the exons atggggaca CAACCTAAGTATTGCTTTTTGTTCTCAGCATCACCGGTTTTACGACCAGATGATTGGTTTCCGGAATACCCGGATTATGAACTGAACTATGGTCCATACAGTCAGAATGACCAATATAATGGCGCTGAGTATCAGGAAGACCCTATTGAGGCCAATAATAGTCCTATAGACGAACCTCAGAATTCGGTTGAAAATTTGATAAAGCCTACGGAGGCTCAGCAAAGCGCTATACAGACCAACACACAGGCCGTGACAAATACAAGCGACAATGCCGTACCCGGCACCAGCTCCAGCGCCATAGCCGGCACCAGCTCCAGCGCCATAACCGGCCCAAGCGCCATAGCCATACCAGGCACAAGCACGTCCACTGCTGACCAGGCCGATAATAATAAGGTCGCTGACACGATCGATTTGGACGACGATGTATTACAAATTCTGGGAGATGACCCCTCGTCGGCCACAATATATGGCAAAGAGGTACGTGCAGAAATAGCTACCCGCTTCACACATGTAGCCACAGAAGGTATAACTAAAGAAATCCGTAAGGACCTCCTTAGCAAATACCTAATACCTGCTAATTGCGTGAAAATAGGCGCACCAAAGTTAAACCCTGAGATCAAAGCTGCCATTTCAGAAAATTTTGCTAAACGAGACAAAGGCATCGAGTCCAAGCAAAAGGAAATGGCTTGCGCAATATCTTGTCTTAGTGAAATAATTACATCGCAATTAAATTTGAAAGAGAAAAATAACGACCTGTTACAAAAACTTATAGACCTCGGTCGTATTTTGTGCGATTTACAATACGCAGACAGCGTAACCAGACGCAATTTTATACTTTTCTCATTGAAAAAAGATCTCAAAGACCATCTGGCGAATACCAAGATAGACACTTGCCTATTTGGCGAAAACTTGACAGAAACGCTTAAATCAGCGAAAGCCATGATTAAATCCGGCGGAGAGATAAAAGCTCCTGTTCCTAAGCAGCCCGTAGCGCAATACAAGAGGGTGAGATCCAGTGTGTCACGGCCTTTAAACCGCCGAGGCCCAGCGCCGCGCAGGCCGCCGCCgggcccgccgccgccggttCCGACTCCGAGGGGTCGCGCGCCTGctccccgcgcgccgccgccccagCTACCCCCGGCGCCGCCCGCGCGCTACTACAGGCCGTCGTACGCGCACCAGCCCCCGCCGCGCCACTACTACTAG
- the LOC134679537 gene encoding trypsin CFT-1-like isoform X2: MRVLVLFALLGLAAAVPRNPQRIVGGTPTTVEEYPYMSNMQYGWWGIWWSQACGGSLINTQSVLSAAHCYYGDRAADWRVRLSTSQASSGGIEHEVSQLIVHAGYSDRTLDNDIAIVRLATAAVYSNSVAPVSIAGANYNLADGTVVYTIGWGTLTSGGSAPEQLQHVDINIINMDFCKERYAYLKSLPGFSSWPDVTDNMLCAGIQHVGGKDACQGDSGGPLVHRSTTDVLIGAVSWGYGCAHADYPGVNARVSRYTDWIVANA, from the exons ATGCGTGTTTTGGTCCTCTTCGCCCTTTTGGGCCTGGCCGCAG CCGTCCCTAGGAACCCACAACGCATTGTGGGGGGCACTCCCACCACCGTGGAGGAATACCCGTACATGAGCAACATGCAATACGGGTGGTGGGGCATCTGGTGGAGCCAGGCTTGCGGTGGCTCCCTCATCAACACACAGTCCGTCCTCTCGGCGGCGCATTGCTACTA CGGCGACCGTGCTGCCGATTGGCGAGTTCGCCTCAGCACGTCGCAGGCGTCGAGCGGCGGCATCGAGCACGAAGTGTCCCAGCTGATCGTGCACGCCGGGTACAGTGACAGAACCCTCGACAACGACATTGCTATCGTCCGCCTCGCCACCGCCGCCGTATACAGCAACAGCGTGGCTCCCGTCAGCATCGCTGGTGCCAACTACAACCTCGCTGATGGCACTGTAGTTTACACCATCGGATGGGGCACTCTCACC AGCGGCGGCAGCGCCCCTGAGCAGCTCCAGCACgttgacatcaacatcatcaacatGGACTTCTGCAAAGAAAGATACGCGTACCTGAAGAGTCTGCCCGGTTTCTCAAGCTGGCCCGATGTGACTGACAACATGCTGTGCGCCGGTATCCAGCACGTCGGCGGCAAGGACGCCTGCCAGGGCGACTCCGGCGGTCCTCTCGTCCACAGGAGCACCACCGACGTCCTCATCGGTGCCGTGTCCTGGGGCTACGGGTGCGCCCACGCTGACTACCCCGGTGTCAACGCTCGCGTCAGCAGATACACCGACTGGATCGTCGCCAACGCTTAA
- the LOC134679537 gene encoding trypsin CFT-1-like isoform X1, whose translation MRALILLALLGFAAAVPRNPQRIVGGTPTTVEEYPYMSNMQYGWWGIWWSQACGGSLINTQSVLSAAHCYYGDRAADWRVRLGTSQASSGGTEHQVSQLIVHAGYSDRTLDNDIAIVRLATAAVYSNSVAPVSIAGANYNLADGTVVYTIGWGTLTSGGSAPEQLQHVDINIINMDFCKERYAYLKSLPGFSSWPDVTDNMLCAGIQHVGGKDACQGDSGGPLVHRSATDVLIGAVSWGYGCAHADYPGVNARVSRYTDWIVANA comes from the exons ATGCGGGCTTTGATTCTTCTCGCCCTTTTGGGCTTCGCTGCCG CCGTCCCTAGGAACCCACAACGCATTGTGGGGGGCACTCCCACCACCGTGGAGGAATACCCATACATGAGCAACATGCAATACGGGTGGTGGGGCATCTGGTGGAGCCAGGCTTGCGGTGGCTCCCTCATCAACACACAGTCCGTCCTCTCGGCAGCGCATTGCTACTA CGGCGACCGTGCTGCCGATTGGCGAGTTCGCCTCGGCACGTCGCAGGCGTCGAGCGGCGGCACCGAGCACCAAGTGTCCCAGCTGATCGTTCACGCCGGGTACAGTGACAGAACCCTCGACAACGACATTGCTATCGTCCGCCTCGCCACCGCCGCCGTATACAGCAACAGCGTGGCTCCCGTCAGCATCGCTGGTGCCAACTACAACCTCGCTGATGGCACTGTAGTTTACACCATCGGATGGGGCACTCTCACC AGCGGCGGCAGCGCCCCTGAGCAGCTCCAGCACgttgacatcaacatcatcaacatGGACTTCTGCAAAGAAAGATACGCGTACCTGAAGAGTCTGCCCGGTTTCTCAAGCTGGCCCGATGTGACTGACAACATGCTGTGCGCCGGTATCCAGCACGTCGGCGGCAAGGACGCCTGCCAGGGCGACTCCGGCGGTCCTCTCGTCCACAGGAGCGCCACCGACGTCCTCATCGGCGCCGTGTCCTGGGGCTACGGGTGCGCCCACGCTGACTACCCCGGTGTCAACGCTCGCGTCAGCAGATACACCGACTGGATCGTCGCCAACGCTTAA
- the LOC134679537 gene encoding trypsin CFT-1-like isoform X3: MRALILLALLGFAAAVPRNPQRIVGGTPTTVEEYPYMSNMQYGWWGIWWSQACGGSLINTQSVLSAAHCYYGDRAADWRVRLSTSQASSGGIEHEVSQLIVHAGYSDRTLDNDIAIVRLATAAVYSNSVAPVSIAGANYNLADGTVVYTIGWGTLTSGGSAPEQLQHVDINIINMDFCKERYAYLKSLPGFSSWPDVTDNMLCAGIQHVGGKDACQGDSGGPLVHRSTTDVLIGAVSWGYGCAHADYPGVNARVSRYTDWIVANA; encoded by the exons ATGCGGGCTTTGATTCTTCTCGCCCTTTTGGGCTTCGCTGCCG CCGTCCCTAGGAACCCACAACGCATTGTGGGGGGCACTCCCACCACCGTGGAGGAATACCCGTACATGAGCAACATGCAATACGGGTGGTGGGGCATCTGGTGGAGCCAGGCTTGCGGTGGCTCCCTCATCAACACACAGTCCGTCCTCTCGGCGGCGCATTGCTACTA CGGCGACCGTGCTGCCGATTGGCGAGTTCGCCTCAGCACGTCGCAGGCGTCGAGCGGCGGCATCGAGCACGAAGTGTCCCAGCTGATCGTGCACGCCGGGTACAGTGACAGAACCCTCGACAACGACATTGCTATCGTCCGCCTCGCCACCGCCGCCGTATACAGCAACAGCGTGGCTCCCGTCAGCATCGCTGGTGCCAACTACAACCTCGCTGATGGCACTGTAGTTTACACCATCGGATGGGGCACTCTCACC AGCGGCGGCAGCGCCCCTGAGCAGCTCCAGCACgttgacatcaacatcatcaacatGGACTTCTGCAAAGAAAGATACGCGTACCTGAAGAGTCTGCCCGGTTTCTCAAGCTGGCCCGATGTGACTGACAACATGCTGTGCGCCGGTATCCAGCACGTCGGCGGCAAGGACGCCTGCCAGGGCGACTCCGGCGGTCCTCTCGTCCACAGGAGCACCACCGACGTCCTCATCGGTGCCGTGTCCTGGGGCTACGGGTGCGCCCACGCTGACTACCCCGGTGTCAACGCTCGCGTCAGCAGATACACCGACTGGATCGTCGCCAACGCTTAA